The following proteins are encoded in a genomic region of Dioscorea cayenensis subsp. rotundata cultivar TDr96_F1 chromosome 8, TDr96_F1_v2_PseudoChromosome.rev07_lg8_w22 25.fasta, whole genome shotgun sequence:
- the LOC120267333 gene encoding uncharacterized protein LOC120267333, whose translation MDKSWMYKPRQSREYQEGVDQFLEFAFNNESVGGKIMCPCKHCVNSLWQTRDEAKVHLICDGFLRGYTQWVCHGEFSSINDIASSSSTHILETSQVQEAIRANFRGFDNMEALLHDTMGMIGQLGGQELNFQMFRNTSDAQDDGDDNCQDSDEDIEELAEGISVEQFGDGCAEENSNFLKLLRDVEEELFPGCKTFSKLSFIIHLYHIKCLGGWTEKSFAKVLELLGRAFGEQSSWPKSSYEVVKDIKVPDGYASNISRCVNLQERKIGGLKSHDCHVLVQDILPLALRACNPPKEVIQVVSELATIFKSLCSKVVDVNELEELQNQIVMTICQMEKIFLPSFFTIMVHLIIHLVEEMKLGGPINFRWMYPFERFFMRFKSYVKNRTHPEGSIAEGYIAEECLTFCSRYLQGVETKFNRPMRNPNPPTNDQVKYLFSSVGQHIGKIEEIVLDEISLVQAHRYVLRHCDDIENFRREFIELEKRKRRRHSRLSEVELEKLVNENFHLWFRSKVLEKDYPDIPEEVVALGVGPNKVAKRYSGFIINGFRFHTKSRDENRMTQNSGVVNTSEVGSVNYYGRLRDIIELDYYGNFKVVLFKCDWVDVHHNTGIRQDEFGFTLVNFSRLIHTGEKLEHDPYVFSSQVEQVFYVQDLKNENWSIVIKTRPRDLFDMGDIDH comes from the exons atggataagagttggatgtACAAGCCTAGACAATCTAGGGAATATCAAGAAGGAGTTGATCAATTTCTCGAGTTTGCTTTTAATAATGAGTCAGTTGGTGGGAAGATAATGTGTCCTTGCAAGCATTGTGTTAACTCATTATGGCAAACAAGGGATGAAGCTAAAGTGCATTTAATTTGTGATGGGTTTTTAAGAGGATACACTCAATGGGTTTGTCATGGTGAATTTTCTTCTATTAATGATattgcatcatcttcttcaacccATATTCTTGAAACTTCACAAGTACAAGAGGCTATTCGTGCAAACTTTAGAGGTTTTGATAATATGGAAGCTTTGTTGCATGATACAATGGGTATGATTGGTCAATTAGGTGGTCAAGAATTAAATTTTCAGATGTTTAGAAACACTTCTGATGCtcaagatgatggtgatgataattgCCAGGATTCAGATGAAGACATAGAAGAACTAGCAGAAGGAATATCTGTAGAACAATTCGGAGATGGATGTGCTGaagaaaatagtaattttttgaagttgttgagagatgttgaagaagagttgtttcCTGGATGcaagacattttcaaaattgtCATTCATAATACATTTGTATCATATAAAATGCTTAGGTGGATGGACTGAAAAATCATTTGCAAAGGTGCTTGAATTGTTAGGTCGGGCATTTGGTGAACAGTCATCTTGGCCAAAATCTTCTTATGAGg TTGTTAAAGATATCAAAGTGCCTGATGGTTATGCTTCAAACATTTCAAGATGTGTAAACCTACAAGAGCGCAAGATTGGTGGTCTTAAAagccatgattgtcatgttttGGTTCAAGACATCCTTCCATTAGCTTTACGAGCTTGCAATCCACCCAAGGAAGTCATTCAAGTTGTAAGTGAATTGGCAACAATTTTCAAATCACTTTGTTCTAAAGTGGTGGATGTGAATGAGCTTGAAGAGCTTCAAAATCAAATTGTTATGACAATTTGTCAAATGGAGAagatttttcttccatcattttttaCTATTATGGTACATTTAATCATTCATTTGGTGGAAGAAATGAAACTTGGTGGACCAATTAATtttagatggatgtatccttttgaAAG gttCTTCATGCGTTTCAAATCTTATGTTAAAAATCGAACTCATCCTGAAGGTTCCATTGCTGAAGGATATATAGCTGAAGAATGTTTGACATTTTGTTCACGATATCTTCAAGGGGTTGAAACAAAATTCAACCGACCAATGAGAAATCCAAACCCGCCTACAAATGACCAAGTAAAATACTTATTCTCTAGTGTTGGTCAACATATAGGGAAGATTGAAGAAATTGTTTTAGATGAAATTTCCTTGGTTCAAGCGCATCGTTATGTCCTTCGTCATTGTGATGACATTGAGAATTTTCGTAG AGAGTTCATTGAATTGGAAAAAAGAAAGCGACGTCGACATTCTCGTCTTTCTGAAGTTGAATTAGAGAAGTtagtgaatgaaaattttcatttgtggtTTCGAAGCAAG GTTTTGGAAAAAGATTATCCGGATATTCCAGAAGAAGTTGTGGCTCTTGGTGTGGGACCTAACAAAGTAGCAAAGAGATACTCTGGGTTCATTATTAATGGATTCAGATTTCATACCAAATCTCGTGATGAAAATAGAATGACTCAAAATAGTGGTGTGGTTAACACTTCAGAAGTTGGAAGTGTAAATTACTATGGTAGATTAAGAGACATTATTGAGTTAGATTACTATGGTAATTTTAAGGTTGTGTTGTTCAAGTGTGATTGGGTTGATGTACACCATAATACGGGTATTAGGCAAGATGAATTTGGGTTCACTCTTGTAAATTTTTCTCGCCTAATACATACCGGtgaaaaattagagcatgatcCCTATGTGTTCTCATCTCAAGTTGAACAAGTGTTCTATGTGCAAGATTTGAAGAATGAGAATTGGTCTATAGTTATCAAGACTAGGCCTAGGGATTTGTTTGATATGGGTGATATAGACCATTGA
- the LOC120267332 gene encoding vacuolar iron transporter homolog 2-like: MPLSWGLELTDGGAVVWRRSAPHSKSVEVIVDAGLAGGAAIAVVNAAMWRRSVKIGRRAQWLRAAILGANDGLLSTTSLMLGVTAAKDDKWSVILSGMAGAIAGAFSMAVGEFVSVSTQRDIEMEMKSCNAMPLPSPVKSPVMKSMASVRDHDPPSPVKAATASGLAFIAGSLAPLLSGMFVSGHIERVAMLVGVSSVSLALFGILGAHRGRSPVRESAMRVLVGGWMAMAVTYWLLRPFHGKDADD, translated from the exons ATGCCTCTCTCATGGGGTTTAGAACTCACCGACGGTGGTGCGGTGGTGTGGCGAAGATCAGCACCTCACAGCAAATCGGTGGAGGTGATCGTCGATGCTGGTCTGGCGGGCGGTGCGGCGATCGCGGTCGTCAATGCGGCGATGTGGAGAAGATCGGTGAAGATCGGGCGA AGAGCACAATGGCTACGTGCTGCTATTCTTGGAGCCAATGATGGTTTACTCAGCACAACCTCACTCATGCTCGGTGTCACTGCTGCTAAGGATGACAAATGGTCTGTGATTCTCTCTGGCATGGCCGGAGCAATTGCCGGAGCTTTCAGCATGGCAGTTGGTGAGTTTGTCTCAGTGTCCACACAAAGAGATATAGAGATGGAAATGAAATCATGCAATGCAATGCCATTGCCATCTCCGGTGAAGTCTCCGGTGATGAAATCAATGGCAAGTGTTCGAGATCATGATCCGCCTAGCCCCGTGAAGGCGGCGACAGCATCTGGGTTGGCATTTATTGCCGGATCTCTTGCGCCGCTGCTTTCCGGTATGTTTGTGAGTGGGCACATTGAGAGGGTGGCGATGCTCGTAGGAGTGAGCTCTGTATCTTTGGCTTTGTTTGGAATTCTTGGAGCTCATCGGGGGAGGTCTCCGGTGAGGGAGTCTGCCATGAGAGTGTTGGTTGGAGGATGGATGGCAATGGCAGTGACATATTGGTTGTTGAGACCTTTTCACGGAAAAGATGCAGATGATTGA
- the LOC120267334 gene encoding uncharacterized protein LOC120267334, giving the protein MARGSKSLKIMELLEAHTSSHHESTGQENDASTQEKQSRHRGKTVMANVWTSMEKFIIKVDKYGVPCTKDAATLSSFLGVLAKNGAYAPINIPNWRHEDFTPYKAKCLKLLMTKFDFPHTQETVTWILQNLNKRWRDWKGDLKAEFYIPKEKERVLVEPPSTVLEEQWPGLVRQWYNPRNEENKMGKELDRLKMCDATNKKKDSSYVNEEFRKNFINSSIAFALEKKDMIDGIWRLKILHLLTDITGQNLNIMWLKRFLENSCLKIKRVEDEDT; this is encoded by the exons ATGGCTCGAGGATCAAAAAGTTTGAAGATTATGGAGCTACTAGAAGCTCATACTTCTTCACATCATGAATCAACTGGGCAAGAAAATGATGCTAGTACACAAGAAAAACAGTCCCGACATAGAGGAAAGACAGTAATGGCAAATGTCTGGACATCAatggaaaaatttataattaaagtaGATAAATATGGAGTCCCCTGCACCAAAGATGCTGccacactaagttctttccttggTGTGCTTGCAAAGAATGGCGCGTATGCTCCAATTAACATTCCTAATTGGAGACATGAAGATTTTACTCCATACAAAGCGAAATGTCTAAAACTCCTAATG acaaaatttgattttcctCATACACAAGAGACGGTTACATGGATTTTGCAAAATCTAAACAAGAGATGGCGAGATTGGAAAGGTGACTTGAAGGCCGAATTttacattccaaaagaaaaagaacgaGTTTTAGTGGAGCCACCTTCAACTGTTCTTGAAGAACAATGGCCCGGCCTTGTTCGGCAGTGGTATAACCCAAGAAATGAG gaaaataaaatggGGAAAGAGCTGGATCGTCTTAAAATGTGTGATGCAactaataaaaagaaagatagTAGCTATGTAAATGAAGAATTTAGAAAGAACTTC ATCAATTCCAGTATTGCATTTGCATTGgaaaaaaaagatatgattgATGGGATATGGAG GTTGAAGATATTGCATCTGTTGACTGATATCACTGGACAAAATCTAAACATCATGTGGCTCAAGAG atttttggagaattcatgTTTAAAGATCAAGagagttgaagatgaagatacatga